CAGCGAACTGCCCCCGCTGCTGTTCGACGACGAACAGGCCGTCGCCCTCACCATCGCCTTGCAGATCGTCGCCACCAACCCCGGCAGCGGCCTCGCCGAACCCGCCGAACGGGCACTGAACACCATCCGGCAGATCATGCCCTCCCGGCTCCGGCACCGCATCGACGCGCTGCGCGTCACCGCCGTCGAACGACCTGTCACCCGGCCGGCCACCCCGGTCGACGGCGACGTGCTCCTGACCATCAGCGCCGCCGTCCACGCCCGCGAGGTCCTGCGCTTCGACTACGGCGCCGAGGTCACGGACGAACCCCCGCGCCGCGTCGAACCCCACCACGTCATCACCTGGGACGGACGCTGGTACCTCATCGCCTGGGACCTCGACCGCGACGACTGGCGCACCTTCCGCGCCGACCGGATCACCCCGCGCAGCCCCAACGGCCCCCGGTTCACTCCACGCGCACTGCCCGGAGGAGACGTCGCCGCCTTCGTCACCAGCACGTTCCGCGGCTCTGGCGACGCCTCGGGCAACTGGCCCTGCCAAGGCACGGTGATCCTCGACCTGCCCGCCGCCACCGTGGCTCGCTACACCCGCGAGGGACTCGTCGAGGAGATCAGCCCCTGCCGCTGCCGGCTCACCCTCGGATCCTGGTCCTGGCCGAGCCTCGCCGCCGCCATCGCCCGCTACGACGCCGACATCGAAGTCGTCGGCCCCGACGAACTCACCGACGCCTTCGAACACCTCGCCCGCCGGTTCACCAGAACCGCAACCGGCCACGGCATCGCATCACCGACATCGTGAGTCGTCTGGACGAGATGGTCACCGACGGCCGCCGTTCATGCATCTCGTGCGCACCGATGAGCGCCAGGCTCGGCCGCCGCCACTCCAGGGCTTTCGTCCTTCTCGGGCACTGCCCAAATGCCCTGGGTCCATTCATGGCCGGCTTTCATGCTTGTACAGATGTCGGCTGAAGAATGGGGGGTCATATGACGGCGCCAGAACCCAAAATGAGCACCCCAACTTGGATCATCGTGACGGTGTCTCTGGCGATCATCGGCGTGATCGGCCCTGCCGTGACCGAGTGGCTGCTGGACAGAGCGTCTTCCGACTCAGCCACCACGACGGCAGTGGCAACGCCCGAGCGGAGGCCCGTACCGACAGCCACGCCCGCAACAGCCCAGGCGGAGCCGGGTGTGTCTCTGATCGACCTGGATCCGATGGCAGAAGCCGGCGCAGTACCGCTCAGACCCGGCACCGCCACTGT
The Actinomadura luzonensis genome window above contains:
- a CDS encoding helix-turn-helix transcriptional regulator, with the translated sequence MQKTSARLLALLSLLQTRRDWPGTVLADRLDISLRTVRRDVDRLRELGYPIAAVKGPDGGYRLSAGSELPPLLFDDEQAVALTIALQIVATNPGSGLAEPAERALNTIRQIMPSRLRHRIDALRVTAVERPVTRPATPVDGDVLLTISAAVHAREVLRFDYGAEVTDEPPRRVEPHHVITWDGRWYLIAWDLDRDDWRTFRADRITPRSPNGPRFTPRALPGGDVAAFVTSTFRGSGDASGNWPCQGTVILDLPAATVARYTREGLVEEISPCRCRLTLGSWSWPSLAAAIARYDADIEVVGPDELTDAFEHLARRFTRTATGHGIASPTS